From Vogesella sp. XCS3, the proteins below share one genomic window:
- a CDS encoding YaiI/YqxD family protein: MTIWVDADACPAVIKDILFRAADRTATPTVLVANQLLRVPPSPHIRAVQVPAGFDVADNHIAQQAQPGDIVVTADIPLAAQVVAKGALALNPRGELYSDATIREALALRNFMTELRDSGVQTGGPAAFSQRDRQAFGAQLDKLLQKLAAGRR, encoded by the coding sequence ATGACCATCTGGGTAGACGCCGACGCTTGTCCGGCCGTGATCAAGGACATCCTGTTCCGCGCCGCCGACCGTACCGCCACGCCGACGGTGCTGGTGGCCAACCAGCTACTGCGCGTGCCGCCGTCGCCGCATATCCGCGCTGTGCAGGTGCCGGCCGGCTTCGACGTAGCCGACAACCACATCGCGCAGCAGGCGCAGCCGGGCGATATTGTGGTGACCGCCGACATCCCGCTGGCAGCGCAGGTCGTGGCCAAAGGCGCGCTTGCGCTGAACCCGCGCGGCGAGCTATATAGCGATGCCACCATCCGCGAGGCGCTGGCGTTACGCAATTTCATGACCGAGCTGCGCGACAGCGGCGTGCAAACCGGCGGCCCCGCCGCGTTCAGCCAGCGCGACCGCCAGGCGTTTGGCGCCCAGCTGGACAAGCTGCTGCAAAAGTTGGCCGCAGGCCGCCGCTAA
- the aroA gene encoding 3-phosphoshikimate 1-carboxyvinyltransferase — MEQLHLQPIGPLAGRIKLPGSKSISNRTLLLAALAEGSTLVRDLLDSDDIRRMLEALATLGVRVEQQGDSRDFLVHGTGGAFSVKDADLFLGNAGTAFRPLTAALALMQGRYHLHGVPRMHERPIGDLVDALRVAGADIDYLGNDGYPPLQIKPASLTAGQVIPVKGNVSSQFLTALLMALPLTGEDVTIEVVGELISKPYIEITLNLMARFGVQVQRDGWQRFTIARGQRYTSPGEIHVEGDASSASYFLAAGTLAGGPVRVEGVGRSSIQGDVKFADALALMGAQITMGDNWIEARAPAGGLQAIDVDLNHIPDAAMTIAVAALAANGTTTIRNVESWRVKETDRLAAMATELRKVGASVVETQDSISVTPPAQLIANAEIDTYDDHRMAMCFSLVALLGTPVVINDPKCVAKTFPDYFEVLGKLAAG, encoded by the coding sequence ATGGAACAACTACACCTACAGCCCATTGGCCCGCTGGCCGGCCGCATCAAACTGCCCGGCTCCAAGAGCATTTCCAACCGTACCCTGCTGTTGGCCGCGCTGGCAGAAGGCAGCACGCTGGTGCGTGACCTGCTGGACTCCGACGATATCCGCCGCATGCTGGAAGCACTCGCCACACTGGGCGTGCGCGTCGAGCAGCAAGGCGATAGCCGTGACTTCCTGGTGCACGGCACTGGCGGTGCCTTTAGCGTGAAAGACGCCGACCTGTTCCTGGGCAACGCCGGCACGGCGTTCCGCCCGCTCACCGCCGCGCTGGCGCTGATGCAGGGCCGCTACCACCTGCACGGCGTACCGCGTATGCACGAACGCCCGATAGGCGACCTGGTGGACGCGCTACGCGTAGCCGGTGCCGATATCGATTACCTGGGTAACGACGGCTACCCGCCGCTGCAGATCAAGCCGGCCAGCCTGACCGCCGGCCAGGTCATTCCGGTAAAAGGCAATGTCTCCAGCCAGTTCCTCACCGCCCTGCTGATGGCGCTGCCACTCACCGGCGAAGACGTCACCATCGAGGTGGTGGGCGAGCTGATCTCCAAACCGTATATCGAGATCACGCTGAACCTGATGGCGCGCTTTGGCGTGCAGGTGCAGCGCGACGGCTGGCAGCGCTTCACCATCGCGCGCGGCCAACGTTACACCAGCCCTGGCGAGATTCACGTGGAAGGCGACGCCTCCAGCGCGTCCTACTTCCTGGCGGCTGGCACGCTGGCAGGCGGCCCGGTACGCGTGGAAGGGGTTGGCCGCAGCAGTATCCAGGGCGACGTGAAATTTGCCGACGCACTGGCGCTGATGGGGGCCCAGATCACCATGGGCGACAACTGGATCGAGGCACGCGCCCCGGCGGGCGGCCTGCAAGCCATAGACGTGGACCTCAACCACATTCCGGATGCGGCGATGACCATTGCCGTGGCCGCGCTGGCCGCCAACGGCACCACCACCATCCGCAACGTGGAAAGCTGGCGCGTGAAGGAAACCGACCGCCTGGCGGCAATGGCCACCGAGCTGCGAAAAGTGGGCGCCAGCGTGGTGGAAACGCAAGACAGCATCAGCGTGACGCCGCCGGCGCAACTGATTGCCAACGCAGAAATCGACACCTACGACGACCACCGCATGGCGATGTGCTTCTCGCTGGTGGCGCTGCTGGGCACCCCGGTGGTGATTAACGACCCGAAATGCGTGGCCAAGACCTTCCCCGACTATTTCGAGGTACTGGGCAAGTTGGCCGCAGGCTGA
- the cmk gene encoding (d)CMP kinase → MPTLKPVITIDGPSASGKGTVAALVAQQLGLHYLDSGALYRLTALYALREGVSWEDEQNVARLAAQLPASFHDDKAWLGEADVSAAIRAEDIGMGASKVAALPAVRAALLTRQRDFLVPPGLVADGRDMGSVVFPRAELKVFLTASAEVRAERRYKQLIAKGESANLVQIQQDISDRDARDAARAVAPLRQEPDAHLLDTSDLTIEQAVAQVLSWFDKARGTGH, encoded by the coding sequence ATGCCTACGCTCAAACCCGTCATTACCATCGACGGCCCTTCCGCTTCCGGCAAGGGCACGGTGGCTGCCCTGGTGGCACAGCAGCTGGGGCTGCATTATCTGGATTCCGGCGCCCTGTACCGCCTGACGGCGCTGTACGCGCTGCGTGAAGGCGTCAGCTGGGAAGACGAGCAGAACGTGGCCCGCCTGGCAGCCCAGCTGCCGGCGTCTTTTCACGACGATAAAGCCTGGCTGGGCGAAGCCGATGTGAGCGCTGCCATTCGCGCCGAAGATATCGGCATGGGTGCCTCGAAAGTGGCCGCGCTACCTGCCGTGCGTGCCGCGCTACTGACCCGTCAACGTGATTTTCTGGTGCCGCCTGGCCTGGTAGCCGATGGCCGCGATATGGGTTCGGTGGTGTTTCCGCGTGCGGAATTGAAGGTTTTTCTGACCGCATCCGCCGAAGTCCGGGCCGAACGGCGCTATAAGCAGTTGATCGCAAAAGGGGAATCTGCTAACCTCGTTCAGATTCAGCAGGATATTTCCGATCGTGACGCGCGCGACGCGGCACGGGCGGTTGCCCCGCTAAGACAAGAGCCGGATGCCCACTTGCTGGACACCTCGGACCTCACCATCGAACAAGCGGTGGCGCAGGTACTGTCGTGGTTCGACAAGGCCCGTGGCACCGGCCATTAA
- a CDS encoding prephenate dehydrogenase/arogenate dehydrogenase family protein produces the protein MQAGEGRLTLVVIGVGLIGGSFALALRRAGRVAKVIGVGRSAANLQRAIELGVIDEASHSAAEAVRVADLVLVATPVGQMGRVFAEIAPHLPPHCVVTDGGSTKSDVVALMRAHLPAHLACCVPAHPIAGSDLSGAAAAQYGLYDNRRIVVTPLPETRPAAAALVRELWQACGARVYEMSAAEHDAVFATVSHLPHLLAFAYVDTIVAKADAARCFDFAATGFRDFTRIAGSHPEMWRDIALANRDALLVELDAFQATLAALRQELVAGDAEAMTTRFERAREARQQWQQHFNRGNA, from the coding sequence ATGCAGGCGGGTGAGGGCAGATTGACCCTGGTAGTGATAGGCGTGGGCCTGATAGGCGGCTCGTTTGCGCTGGCCTTGCGCCGTGCCGGGCGCGTGGCCAAGGTAATCGGGGTGGGGCGTTCTGCGGCCAACCTGCAGCGGGCTATCGAGTTAGGCGTCATCGACGAGGCTAGCCACAGCGCGGCCGAGGCGGTACGCGTGGCAGATCTGGTATTGGTGGCTACGCCGGTGGGGCAGATGGGGCGCGTGTTTGCCGAGATCGCCCCGCACCTGCCGCCACATTGTGTGGTGACCGACGGCGGTAGTACCAAGAGCGACGTGGTAGCGCTGATGCGCGCCCACTTGCCGGCGCATCTGGCCTGCTGCGTGCCGGCACACCCGATTGCCGGCTCAGACTTGTCCGGTGCCGCCGCTGCGCAGTACGGCCTGTACGACAACCGCCGCATCGTGGTGACGCCGCTGCCGGAAACCCGACCCGCCGCCGCCGCCCTGGTGCGCGAGCTGTGGCAGGCCTGCGGCGCGCGCGTGTACGAGATGAGCGCCGCCGAGCACGACGCCGTGTTTGCCACTGTCAGCCACCTGCCGCACCTGCTGGCCTTTGCCTATGTAGATACCATCGTGGCCAAGGCCGACGCTGCGCGCTGCTTCGATTTTGCTGCCACCGGCTTTCGCGACTTTACCCGCATTGCCGGCAGTCACCCCGAGATGTGGCGCGACATCGCGCTGGCCAATCGCGACGCGCTGCTGGTCGAGCTGGACGCGTTCCAGGCTACCTTGGCCGCACTACGGCAGGAACTGGTGGCCGGCGACGCCGAGGCGATGACCACCCGCTTCGAGCGTGCCCGCGAAGCCCGCCAGCAATGGCAGCAACACTTTAACCGGGGTAATGCATGA
- the fabF gene encoding beta-ketoacyl-ACP synthase II encodes MSKRRVVVTGLGHISPVGNDVSSGWANLLAGKSGITNITRFDASDIACQVAGEVKGFDISQYISPKDARRMDVFIHYGIAAALQAVADSGLDDVAGLDKTRVGVNIGSGIGGLPLIEETGVARHEGGIRKIGPFFIPGSLINMVAGHVSILKGYQGPSYGIVSACTTGAHCIGDAARVIQYGDADVMVAGGAEGTISSLAVGGFAAMKALSTRNDDPATASRPWDKGRDGFVMGEGAGVLVLEEYEHAVKRGAKIYAELVGFGMSSDAHHITAPSAEGPARGVLNALRDAGLNPDQVQYVNAHGTSTPLGDANETNALKIAFGDHAKKLVVNSTKSMTGHLLGGAGGVEAIYSILAVHNQVSPPTINLHEQDIEGGCDLDYCANTARDMKIDVAISNSFGFGGTNGTLVFKRV; translated from the coding sequence GTGTCAAAACGCAGAGTAGTAGTGACCGGCCTCGGGCATATTTCCCCGGTTGGCAACGATGTGAGCAGTGGCTGGGCCAATCTCCTGGCCGGCAAGAGTGGTATCACCAACATCACCCGCTTTGATGCCAGCGATATCGCCTGCCAGGTAGCGGGTGAGGTTAAAGGCTTCGACATCAGCCAGTACATCTCGCCCAAGGATGCACGCCGTATGGACGTGTTCATTCATTACGGCATTGCCGCCGCGCTGCAAGCGGTAGCGGATTCCGGCCTGGACGATGTGGCAGGACTGGACAAGACCCGTGTGGGCGTGAATATCGGTTCCGGTATCGGCGGCCTGCCGCTGATCGAGGAAACCGGCGTGGCGCGCCACGAAGGCGGCATTCGCAAGATCGGCCCGTTCTTCATTCCGGGCTCGCTGATCAATATGGTAGCGGGCCATGTGTCCATCCTGAAAGGCTACCAGGGCCCGAGCTACGGCATCGTGTCTGCCTGCACGACCGGCGCTCATTGCATTGGCGATGCGGCCCGCGTGATTCAGTATGGCGACGCCGACGTGATGGTAGCCGGTGGTGCGGAAGGCACCATTTCCAGCCTGGCCGTTGGTGGCTTTGCCGCCATGAAGGCGCTGTCTACCCGCAACGATGACCCAGCTACAGCCTCCCGCCCCTGGGACAAAGGCCGTGACGGCTTCGTGATGGGCGAGGGCGCCGGTGTACTGGTGCTGGAAGAGTACGAGCACGCGGTAAAACGCGGCGCCAAAATCTACGCCGAGCTGGTAGGTTTCGGCATGAGCTCCGACGCGCACCACATTACTGCCCCTAGCGCAGAAGGCCCGGCACGCGGCGTGCTGAACGCCCTGCGTGACGCCGGCCTGAACCCGGACCAGGTGCAGTACGTGAACGCCCATGGCACCTCCACCCCGCTGGGTGATGCCAACGAAACCAATGCACTGAAGATCGCCTTTGGCGACCACGCCAAGAAACTGGTAGTGAACTCTACCAAGTCCATGACCGGCCACTTGCTGGGCGGCGCGGGCGGTGTAGAAGCCATCTACTCGATTCTGGCCGTGCATAACCAGGTTTCCCCACCGACCATCAACCTGCACGAGCAGGATATCGAAGGCGGCTGCGACCTGGACTACTGCGCCAATACCGCGCGTGACATGAAGATCGACGTGGCCATCTCCAACTCCTTCGGGTTTGGTGGTACCAACGGTACGCTGGTGTTCAAACGCGTATAA
- a CDS encoding GNAT family N-acetyltransferase, with product MYRIAPADPAQPQAMAMQAALSATLAAMTGDSGQASFDAGDVRGAGAVFLLACDSEGAAQGCGALRPLQPGVAELKRMYAAPGSQGLGAALLAALEQQAAGFGYRQLWLSTRRINSRAVQFYLRHGYREISPYGHYVGRSASICLGKELTC from the coding sequence ATGTACCGCATTGCCCCCGCCGACCCCGCCCAGCCGCAGGCCATGGCCATGCAGGCGGCGCTGTCTGCCACATTGGCGGCCATGACCGGCGATAGTGGCCAGGCCTCGTTTGACGCCGGCGATGTGCGCGGCGCTGGTGCTGTATTCCTGCTGGCCTGTGATAGCGAAGGCGCGGCGCAAGGCTGCGGCGCGCTGCGCCCGCTGCAGCCGGGCGTGGCCGAGCTCAAACGCATGTACGCTGCACCCGGCAGCCAGGGCCTGGGCGCCGCTTTGCTGGCGGCGCTGGAGCAGCAAGCCGCAGGTTTTGGCTACCGCCAGCTGTGGCTATCTACCCGACGCATCAATAGCCGTGCCGTACAGTTTTACCTGCGTCACGGTTACCGCGAGATATCGCCTTACGGCCATTATGTTGGCCGCAGCGCGTCCATTTGCCTCGGTAAGGAGCTGACATGCTGA
- the acpP gene encoding acyl carrier protein: MENIEARVKKIVAEQLGVNEAEVKIDSSFVDDLGADSLDTVELVMALEEEFECEIPDEEAEKITTVKQAVDYVTAHLNK; this comes from the coding sequence ATGGAAAACATCGAAGCGCGCGTTAAGAAGATCGTTGCCGAGCAACTGGGCGTGAACGAAGCCGAAGTAAAAATCGACTCCTCGTTCGTGGACGATCTGGGCGCTGACTCTCTGGACACCGTTGAGCTGGTAATGGCTCTGGAAGAAGAGTTCGAGTGCGAGATTCCGGATGAAGAAGCCGAGAAAATCACCACCGTTAAGCAGGCTGTTGACTACGTAACAGCTCACCTGAACAAGTAA
- a CDS encoding aminodeoxychorismate synthase component I, which yields MHYELLNHTPDLLALHAADRGRFPYLMQSSGDIGWDMLMALPQERRIYGEGEGAAFLDAVRALPREAAVVNPHGLPFTGGWFVYMGYDLLSEFEPSVPAAISDSFPLAALCRVPAAIQLDRASGRCWLMAETAAQLAELKAALQAVPAFAANPVQLEALEEDPPHWYTDAVVRLKDYIYEGDVFQVNISRGWRATLHDSVRPVDLFAALRRANPAPFSALADLGDAYIVSSSPERLVRVHDGWVDTRPIAGTHPRSPDAAEDAALKQRLISSIKERAEHVMLIDLERNDLGRICQPGTVEVNELMAVASYAYVHHIESNVRGRIRDGVDTVEVFRALFPGGTITGCPKVRTMQIIRELENSARRAYTGSLGYLNRDGTLDVNILIRTFMQQGQQLRFRAGGGIVADSDPQRELQETRHKARGLLRALGVEQA from the coding sequence ATGCATTACGAACTGCTGAACCACACGCCAGACCTGCTGGCCCTGCACGCTGCCGACCGTGGCCGTTTTCCCTACCTGATGCAGTCGTCCGGCGACATCGGCTGGGACATGCTGATGGCGCTGCCACAAGAGCGCCGCATCTACGGCGAAGGCGAGGGGGCCGCCTTCCTGGACGCAGTACGCGCGCTGCCGCGCGAAGCGGCGGTGGTCAACCCGCACGGCCTGCCGTTTACCGGCGGCTGGTTTGTGTACATGGGCTATGACCTGCTGTCCGAGTTCGAGCCCAGCGTACCGGCTGCTATCAGCGACAGCTTCCCGCTGGCCGCGCTGTGCCGTGTACCGGCGGCCATCCAGCTGGACCGTGCCAGCGGCCGCTGCTGGCTGATGGCCGAAACCGCCGCCCAACTGGCCGAGCTGAAGGCCGCGCTGCAAGCGGTTCCCGCTTTTGCGGCCAACCCGGTACAGCTGGAAGCGCTGGAAGAAGACCCACCGCACTGGTACACCGACGCCGTGGTACGGCTGAAGGACTACATCTACGAGGGGGATGTGTTCCAGGTGAACATCTCACGCGGCTGGCGCGCCACCTTGCACGACAGCGTGCGCCCGGTAGACCTGTTTGCCGCGCTGCGCCGTGCCAACCCAGCACCATTCTCGGCGTTGGCCGACCTGGGCGACGCCTATATCGTCAGCTCCTCGCCGGAGCGCCTGGTGCGCGTGCACGATGGCTGGGTGGATACCCGCCCGATTGCCGGCACCCACCCGCGCTCGCCCGACGCCGCCGAAGACGCTGCGCTAAAGCAGCGCCTGATCAGCAGCATCAAGGAACGCGCCGAGCACGTGATGCTGATCGACCTGGAGCGCAACGACCTGGGCCGCATTTGCCAGCCCGGCACGGTAGAGGTAAACGAGCTGATGGCAGTGGCCAGCTACGCTTACGTACACCATATCGAATCGAATGTGCGCGGCCGCATTCGCGACGGCGTGGATACCGTAGAAGTATTCCGTGCGCTATTCCCCGGTGGCACCATTACCGGCTGCCCCAAGGTGCGCACCATGCAGATCATCCGCGAGCTGGAAAACAGCGCGCGCCGCGCCTACACCGGCAGCCTGGGCTACCTGAACCGCGACGGCACGCTGGATGTGAACATCCTGATTCGTACTTTCATGCAGCAGGGGCAGCAGCTGCGCTTCCGAGCTGGCGGCGGCATTGTGGCCGACTCCGACCCGCAGCGCGAGCTGCAGGAAACCCGCCACAAGGCACGCGGCCTGCTGCGTGCACTGGGCGTAGAGCAAGCCTGA
- a CDS encoding GNAT family N-acetyltransferase produces MDTLSLPATLADLRVLPLQAADIPTLQAFYAANPLYFEATGGEPAQPGDAEADFHARPPPDMPYRQRWLLALCDEHGQWQAVVEVIAGLLLPQAWHIALFMVDARHHGQGLAVQLYNALEAWTLASGAYWLRLGVVVGHARAERFWLRQGFVEVTQRHAVKMGRRCNSLRVMVKPLRSSVAAYLQQVPRDRSQA; encoded by the coding sequence ATGGACACCTTGTCTTTACCTGCCACACTTGCCGACCTGCGGGTATTGCCCTTGCAAGCCGCTGACATCCCGACGCTGCAGGCTTTCTATGCGGCCAACCCGCTGTATTTCGAGGCGACTGGCGGCGAGCCAGCGCAGCCCGGTGATGCCGAGGCCGACTTTCATGCCAGGCCGCCGCCCGACATGCCGTACCGGCAGCGCTGGCTACTGGCGCTGTGCGATGAGCATGGGCAATGGCAGGCGGTAGTGGAAGTGATTGCCGGGCTGCTGCTACCGCAGGCGTGGCATATCGCGCTGTTTATGGTGGATGCGCGCCATCACGGCCAGGGCTTGGCCGTGCAGCTGTATAACGCGCTGGAAGCGTGGACGCTGGCCAGTGGCGCGTATTGGCTGCGCCTGGGCGTGGTGGTGGGGCATGCCCGTGCCGAGCGTTTCTGGCTGCGGCAGGGCTTTGTTGAGGTTACGCAGCGCCACGCTGTGAAGATGGGGCGGCGCTGTAACAGCCTGCGGGTGATGGTGAAGCCGCTGCGCAGCAGTGTGGCAGCCTACCTGCAGCAGGTGCCGCGCGACCGGTCTCAGGCCTGA
- a CDS encoding DUF4936 family protein produces MSASLYIYYRIDGNFLSFEQSARKIMAQIESELQIKGRLLQRRDDAHTWMEIYEPLADDAACHQLQQSLAKAVASEPCWQNLNRHAECFFDLPSSNHDK; encoded by the coding sequence ATGTCCGCTTCGCTATACATCTATTACCGCATCGATGGCAATTTCCTGTCTTTTGAGCAGTCAGCCAGAAAAATCATGGCGCAGATTGAATCGGAACTGCAGATAAAGGGCAGATTATTGCAACGTCGTGACGACGCGCACACCTGGATGGAGATCTACGAACCACTGGCCGACGACGCAGCATGCCACCAACTGCAGCAAAGCCTGGCCAAGGCCGTGGCTAGCGAACCCTGCTGGCAAAACCTCAACCGCCATGCCGAATGCTTTTTTGACCTGCCCTCGTCAAATCACGATAAATAA
- the pabC gene encoding aminodeoxychorismate lyase — MLINGVLADSLPASDRGLAYGDGLYRTLEVLAGQPQRWRWQWQRLAADCAALRLPCPDEALLLAEIATVCAGLPRAVAKVVLTRGSGQRGYAIPATVQPTRIVSAAAWAGYPPERAAQGITVRWCSTRLGLQPLLAGIKHLNRLENVLARSEWDDPAIAEGLMLDSDGTVVEGTMSNLFWVRDGQLYTPPLDRCGVSGAMRACVIDTARQLGVVVSEQRLQPAELLAADEAFVCNSLAGIWPLRQLDGHSWRVWPLTARLQQALAG; from the coding sequence ATGCTGATCAATGGTGTGCTGGCAGACAGCCTGCCAGCCAGCGACCGTGGCCTGGCCTATGGCGACGGCCTGTACCGCACGCTAGAGGTGCTGGCCGGCCAGCCGCAGCGGTGGCGCTGGCAGTGGCAAAGGTTGGCCGCAGACTGTGCCGCGCTGCGCCTGCCCTGCCCGGACGAGGCACTGCTGCTGGCCGAAATCGCCACCGTCTGCGCTGGCTTGCCGCGTGCTGTGGCCAAGGTGGTGCTGACGCGGGGTAGCGGCCAACGTGGCTACGCCATACCCGCCACGGTGCAGCCCACCCGCATCGTTAGCGCTGCCGCCTGGGCGGGTTACCCGCCCGAACGCGCCGCGCAGGGCATCACTGTGCGCTGGTGCAGTACGCGGCTGGGTTTGCAGCCATTGCTGGCGGGTATCAAGCACCTGAACCGGCTGGAAAACGTGCTGGCGCGTAGCGAGTGGGATGACCCGGCCATTGCCGAAGGCCTGATGCTGGACAGCGATGGCACGGTGGTGGAGGGGACGATGAGCAACCTGTTCTGGGTACGCGACGGCCAGCTGTACACCCCCCCGCTGGACCGCTGCGGGGTGTCCGGCGCCATGCGTGCCTGTGTGATCGACACCGCCCGCCAGCTGGGCGTGGTGGTATCAGAACAGCGACTGCAGCCTGCCGAGCTGCTGGCGGCCGACGAGGCTTTTGTCTGCAATAGTCTCGCCGGCATCTGGCCGCTGCGCCAGCTCGATGGCCACAGCTGGCGGGTCTGGCCACTGACTGCCCGCCTGCAGCAGGCGCTGGCAGGCTGA
- a CDS encoding nucleoside triphosphate pyrophosphohydrolase family protein has product MSNPFAVRRDFMQRFDMAVPDTPSYQPEALAMWQTMLQEEWQEFQTALADYQAMPQADAATQQQLQAELAAEGVDVLNVLCGLLLSQGLPLQAMFDAIHAANLAKCVDGQVLRRADGKILKPAGWQPADKVGVIRAASQA; this is encoded by the coding sequence ATGAGCAACCCGTTTGCCGTGCGCCGTGACTTCATGCAGCGCTTCGACATGGCAGTACCCGACACCCCAAGCTACCAGCCAGAAGCACTGGCCATGTGGCAAACCATGCTGCAAGAGGAGTGGCAAGAATTCCAGACCGCGCTGGCCGACTACCAGGCCATGCCGCAGGCCGACGCTGCCACGCAGCAGCAACTGCAAGCCGAGCTGGCCGCCGAGGGGGTAGACGTGCTGAACGTGCTATGCGGGCTACTGCTATCACAGGGCTTACCGCTGCAGGCGATGTTCGACGCCATCCATGCGGCCAACCTGGCCAAGTGCGTGGACGGGCAGGTACTGCGCCGCGCCGACGGCAAGATCCTGAAACCGGCAGGCTGGCAGCCTGCAGACAAAGTCGGCGTGATCCGCGCGGCGTCTCAGGCCTGA
- a CDS encoding methyl-accepting chemotaxis protein, with amino-acid sequence MYQQFTIRQKLLAAFGVILLLMAIMAALVMQKLNVIEHDLEEVVEDLSPEMVLSAELMQLSMDNALLAHRRHLQESTTLQQQMQQHRQQSLATLAKLQQLTQQADGKQQLQQLQALLQTTHDSEQQLDKLLASHDAAAGQWLQSRLDPQTEALVAALKQFIAHQRKEMTRAEQEAISSYHDAEWTQLTLGLFALVLGSIIAWLFAGKLSSNLRSIVRETQRIAAGDLRPRPQPLPATNRDETLQLAHATDSMRQQLADTLGSIRQSSLAVSDASHELSGMSEQVAVSVQRQAEATSDASATLEELTVSINHVSDSAGDAARQSQQAGQQAEQGVSAVQVSQQLVRQVGRSVQQTASALGELTREVQEIDRIVTVIREVADQTNLLALNASIEAARAGEAGRGFAVVADEVRKLAERTATATGDIAGMIGRIRQGVNDVEHQMGSSEQQMVRADDATRDTSHTIEAARQYSREAGASVAAISEALGEQRDASQLLARSMEQVAQMAEENSATVEELATTSSQLNELARSMQRMVARFQLA; translated from the coding sequence ATGTACCAGCAATTTACCATTCGACAAAAGCTGCTTGCCGCATTCGGCGTGATCCTGCTGCTCATGGCTATCATGGCGGCATTAGTGATGCAGAAGCTCAATGTGATCGAACACGATCTGGAAGAGGTTGTGGAAGACCTCAGCCCGGAAATGGTGCTATCGGCCGAGCTGATGCAGCTGAGCATGGACAATGCCCTGCTCGCGCATCGCCGCCACCTGCAGGAAAGCACCACGCTACAACAGCAAATGCAGCAGCACCGCCAGCAAAGCCTGGCCACCCTGGCCAAACTGCAACAGCTGACGCAACAGGCTGACGGCAAACAGCAATTGCAGCAACTACAGGCTCTGCTGCAAACCACGCACGACAGCGAGCAGCAATTGGACAAACTGCTGGCAAGCCACGATGCAGCCGCCGGCCAGTGGCTGCAAAGCCGGCTGGACCCGCAAACCGAAGCCTTGGTAGCGGCGCTGAAGCAATTCATCGCTCACCAGAGGAAAGAGATGACACGGGCGGAGCAGGAAGCCATCAGCAGCTACCACGATGCAGAGTGGACGCAGCTGACCTTAGGCCTGTTCGCCTTAGTACTGGGTAGCATTATTGCCTGGCTGTTTGCCGGCAAGCTGTCCAGCAACCTGCGCAGCATCGTGCGCGAAACGCAACGCATTGCGGCAGGCGACCTTCGCCCCCGCCCCCAGCCGCTGCCCGCCACCAACCGTGATGAAACCCTGCAGCTGGCGCACGCCACCGACAGCATGCGCCAGCAGTTGGCCGACACCTTGGGCAGCATCCGGCAGTCGTCGCTGGCGGTGAGCGATGCTTCGCACGAGCTATCGGGCATGTCGGAACAAGTGGCCGTGAGCGTGCAGCGCCAGGCCGAGGCCACCAGCGACGCCAGCGCCACACTGGAAGAGCTCACCGTCAGCATCAACCATGTCTCGGATAGCGCTGGCGACGCAGCACGGCAGTCGCAACAAGCTGGCCAGCAAGCCGAACAGGGCGTCAGCGCGGTACAGGTTTCGCAACAGCTGGTACGCCAGGTTGGCCGCAGTGTGCAGCAGACAGCCAGCGCACTGGGCGAGCTGACGCGCGAGGTACAGGAAATCGACCGCATCGTCACCGTGATCCGCGAAGTTGCCGACCAGACCAACTTGCTGGCGTTGAATGCCAGCATCGAAGCCGCCCGTGCCGGCGAGGCCGGGCGTGGTTTTGCCGTGGTGGCCGACGAGGTACGCAAGCTGGCCGAGCGCACTGCCACCGCCACTGGCGACATTGCAGGCATGATTGGCCGCATCCGTCAGGGCGTAAACGATGTAGAACACCAGATGGGCAGTAGCGAACAACAGATGGTGCGGGCCGACGACGCCACGCGCGACACCAGCCACACTATCGAGGCGGCCCGCCAGTACAGCCGCGAGGCAGGTGCGTCGGTAGCGGCCATCAGCGAGGCGCTGGGTGAACAGCGCGACGCCAGCCAGCTACTCGCGCGCAGCATGGAGCAGGTAGCGCAAATGGCCGAGGAAAACAGCGCCACCGTGGAGGAGCTGGCCACCACGTCCAGCCAGCTCAACGAGCTGGCCCGGAGCATGCAGCGGATGGTGGCACGCTTCCAGCTGGCCTAG